The DNA region GCAGAAAAACTAGTACAGGTAGTGACATTAGTGATGAAAGCAGCTCTAGTAGTTTCAACAGTGCAGTATATAAGCCGCATAAGTCAAATGATACTAGGTGGGATGCAATTCAAGCCATTAGAGCCCGTGAGGGTACACTGGGCTTTAACCACTTCAGACTTTTGAAGAGATTGGGATGTGGTGATATTGGAAGCGTTTTTCTAGCAGAGTTGATTGGGACGAGAAGTTTCTTTGCCATGAAAGTGATGGATAAGGCAGCTCTAGAAAGTCGCAAGAAACTTGTGAGAGCTCAGACAGAAAGAGAGATACTGCAGTCTCTAGATCATCCCTTTCTACCAACACTGTATTCACACTTTGAAACAGACAAATTTTCCTGTTTGGTGATGGAATTCTGCCCTGGTGGAGACTTACATGCACTTAGGCAAAAACAGCCAGGAAAATTTTTTCCGGAGCATGCTGCCAGGTTAGTGTTTGTCCGCTTATATTATTCATCTCTTTGCTTTACGATTAAGATATCCAACTATTGCTGCGATCTTAATGATTAAACAACGTTTAGAATTGCTGCTTGGATAAATAAATCTGTTAGCATATTTTGTTTTATACGCAATGCCGATGTAAGTATCTCTTTCTGAGAACCTGCCATTATTATTATGCTTTAAGTGTTGTTTTgttgctggttagagttatgcaggtaCTAGTAATGCAGAGATTAGTTATGCAGGGTACCCATTTTGCTGGTTTTagtattcatgtattagttattccatcttctgctctgcataaaataatacataaattcgctcataaattatattccctccgtttcagtttatgtgaacctatttgactgggcacggaatttaagaaagaggagaagacttttaaacttgtggtgttaaatgagtcacatatgatttgtgtggctataaatcatttcataaaagCAAATTGTTTGTAATTATAGAAAGAGGTCATTTTTTTGGCAcagactaataaggaaataggttcacaataaattgaaatagagggagtacaTGTTTTAGTTATCTTTGGATTGTAAACTGGTAACCTAACACCGTACTTTGTGTGATGAATTTTAACATAGCATCGAAaatgctaccaaacatggtactaATTATGTTGGTTTTAATACATGAACAATTCACTTcctaaccaacaaccaaacgacccctaagtgtCTTAAAGGTCTGTTGAAGTAGAACTAAATTTAATCTATTACGTAAGGAAGATCCTGTGTCAACAGAAGTAagtccctatatatatatcttctgcTAATTTTATTACCTCTATAGGCCTTGCTGTTCGAAACATGATGAGTTAGATATACCGCATTGTGCTTATAGCTGTTGACTTTGTTTCGTCCTGTTGTATTCTAGATCTGTATCCGTATATTTCCCTTGATATCTCTTCACTTGAACATGTTTGCTTATTTCCCTACtcattcttgatttttctcaaaattaagTTCAGACCTTTCCTGCTATGTGCAGTTCAGTGGCAAATATTTGTTTTCCAgtgcatattcatattcatcattCTGTCATTTGGTTTAGAAAAGGAAACTGTTGGTGTAAGGTTCTACAATTTTGTTTATTGGGGCTGATGGAGTTGAATATAACGAGTAGTTTTGTCTTAACCAAAGATAAGTTCATTCTGCTATGATCATTGATAGTACACCTACACTTATAGTTCAGTGAGTAATAGGTTGGAGTTATGTACTTATGTTTGAGTTTAGTTGCGATTCTTACCgttgatttttctatttttggagTATAGATTTTACGTGGCCGAAGTTCTTCTTGCTCTAGAGTACCTGCACATGCTTGGAATCATTTACAGAGATCTTAAACCAGAGAATGTTTTGGTTCGAGAAGATGGTCATATAATGCTTTCTGATTTTGACCTCTCCTTGAGGTGTGCCGTTAGCCCAACTCTAGTTAGATCCTCAAATTCAAGCTTAGAGTCCAAGAGCTCATCATATTGTATCGAGCCATCTTGTGTTGTACAGCCCTCATGTATCCAACCTTCATGTTTTACACCGCGTTTTCTAAGCAAGCccaataaagaaaagaagtcaAAACTAAAAACTGAAACATATAACCAAGTGAATCGCCCTGAACTTCTTGCTGAACCAACAAGTGCTCGATCGATGTCTTTTGTGGGGACGCATGAATACCTGGCTCCAGAAATTATAAAAGGCGAAGGACATGGCAGTGCTGTAGATTGGTGGACATTCGGGATCTTTTTATACGAACTCTTGTTTGGACAAACTCCTTTTAAAGGAGGGGGCAATAGGGCAACATTGTTTAATGTTGTTGGTCAGCCCTTGAGATTTCCTGAAACACCTAGTGTTAGTTTTGCTGCAAGGGATTTGATAAGAGGTTTACTTGTGAAGGAGCCACAACATCGCCTTGCATATAGGCGAGGAGCTACTGAAATAAAGCAAcatcctttctttcaaaatgtgAACTGGGCACTTATACGATGTGCCAGTCCTCCAGATGTACCAAAGCCATCCATGGTATATGATATGCCCCGAACACCACCAGCAGGAAAGGCCCCCGGAGTTGATGTGAAACCTTCAGGtaattattttgagattgaTTTCTTCTGAGGAATTCTTTTCCTTGGCCGCATTATACGGAGAGCCACGTTGAAGAAACATTGTTTTTGTGTTCCTTTGATTATGCTAATGTAAAGCGCATACTCTGTTGAAATGTGGATGTTGAAGGCCATTTTcccttgtatacacttcttcaaagttcaatgtTATCCAACTAGAAATGAATGATTTCTCTCCATGGTTAAGCATGTTGTTGATATTAATGAAGTAGGCCTTGATGTGGAGGTTATGTGGCTCTAAAGCTAGGCATTACTGGATGTGatgttttaaaatttacaaCTGAAGAATCAAATGTTAATGTGCCATTATCCAGTCATTAAAAAGTTGATGGTAATTGGGAGTATTAGATGGAATCGCAAaatgcataacaacaacaattgcGGCTCAGTCCTAAACAAGTTGGGGTCGGCTATATCAATGCCTACTTTTTCATTTAAGCTCATTTCATATCCTCATCATATTGTCCATTTTCACTTGCTTATTAAAGGAAGAGGAACATACAGTCGCTAAATATTATCATGTGGGTAAATTTCGCTAGAAATAGGCTGACGCGACGTGTCCACAATGTTTTTTGAAGATGTATACTTTGATGTAGTGAACGGAAGAATTGAGATTAAgagtctgtttggaaagccacctggtaattggaattggtgtaattactagggtagtaatttcACGGCCAAATTAGTAATTACATACCCCATTTTCGTgagggagagagagaattaAGGAAAGAGATTACatagttagtttaatttaaaaataaaatttaattatgaaattaaaaattaatatttgttaaaaatatgcgcttttataaattatattaaatatgtatTTAACAATAcattatttcttaaaaatatattaattaataatcatgtatttgaaacatatatattgtaaaacATAAtcgatatatatttttcaaattaataatattttaattttaattaattataaaaattaaaagcagtCTTTTCGTGAGAACATCATAGATTGGAtgtttaacaaaaataataatttttttttaatataatacaatatTAGTGGCACGTGTTTAGGTATACAATTGTATCATCATTTAATAGTGGATAACTAATGTACATTTTTTGGTTTTAAGTTATATTGGACTGGTGCATCTTTGGAAGTTCACGTTTTGGAGGAAATTAACTGAGATGATGTTGATTTTTTTGGTTGGGAATGATAGGGGTTTTCCGATTTTATATTAAGTTAGTGGGGTAAATAAATAGGTATTTGATTTTTTGTCAGGGTCAAATTAAAAAACCGGTAATAAATAGGATAAAACATAAACAATATATTTGTTAAGGAAATTGCCTATTTTAGAGGACCGCATCAACCTATTTTAGAGGACCGCATCAACTTTTCCAATAAGGCATTAGAAAAATCCAGCTAGAGTGACTTGTTAGTGTATTGAAGCATTGTTAGGTGATTTTTAAGTAACAAATACAAAAAAGATAAGTCATTTCTATGTAATGGATCTTAACTTGAATGTTCATCGGTGAAGTTCTCTTTGCATCTCTATATTTCACGATGAATTGGTTTGTCGTGATCGTGCTCGTACTATCGCTCGTAATGTtagtattatttaatttaaattttttaactttGTGATTTTCTCTCTCTGTCCTAATTCATTCATTAGTTAGAAGACATGTACTATCCTAGAATGCCCAACAAGAACAACTCAATAAACTAGTGGCCTAGAGTTATTTTTAGTAAGAGAccgtaattttttaaaatagaatcTATGTTTTACAAATATGCAAAACAACACTGTCGCTTCTTTTCCCATACttattaataaagaaaaataatatagtaCTTCTATAAGATGTAAAGCCTTTAAATTTACAACAAACATCTGATAGTaatgttatttcttatattgatCAGGATTAATTCAAACTAATAAGATATTAAACATGTGTTTACAATACATTATCATGGATCTTTTTGTAAGAAATTTTGTTTATGAATATGAAGATTTGAGTAGTTTAATTTAAGGTGTAAAATATATCTACTATTAAAAAAAGtatttctattatttctttttgtaaattttttgtatttccctaaaatctttaatattttttaagcaaaaataaaattataaatttaatattaaatattttttgaagcCCCAAAATGTTGGGGacttaaaataattgttttactAGCCTCCCCTTTAAGCTACCTTGATGTCCAATGTTGACTCCTATGCTCTGCATCATTCctaccaccccccccccccgcaacccccacccccaccaaaaaaaaaaaaaaaaaaaaaaaaagaggaaatcgCTAGATTTGATTCAAAACAAATTTTGAAGGAACACATGCTGAGAACAGATTAATTTGCAAACTCTTATACATGATGTTAAAATCGTTCTACCTCCGAAAGAGAGTGTCATATCTTTTCAATCTTGTAATTTATCATCTCCTACTTCAATAAATCATTGAAGTACTCTTTTCTCCTTCTGCTAAGGAGAAAACATGTAATAAGATCTGTAATAAGACAATAATAATTTAATCCCAATTATAAATTATAACTCCAGGTTACCAATTTCaatttactttttttcttcctaTTAATACAATTACAACTTATCTATATTTTACAAGATTTACCAAGTGATAATATAACAACAATATATATCATTCAGGTTAATTTTACGaattatcaataaaataatatttcaaaattgaaaacatatatacaaacttaagaaatattattggcttatgaaaatgaaatagcTAAGAGATTGAAGTAATTgaacaatctatatataatattgaaGACATGAAGCCCCTTAGCGAAATAGTTtcgctcttttttttctccacttaaaaatagtttttatattggttaaaattgtaatttaattatttccTACTATTTATGACTT from Lycium ferocissimum isolate CSIRO_LF1 chromosome 2, AGI_CSIRO_Lferr_CH_V1, whole genome shotgun sequence includes:
- the LOC132047244 gene encoding serine/threonine-protein kinase D6PK-like, whose protein sequence is MESIVDGISSLPNGHISFTSVECNATHTPTGSVANEGKKEVQETEATVNQLAEGCSGEQVLAFETKSSIEDLHHGLKNTTSNDDLEPSDFTSNAAAKGITYCPPSPQNSFYSATQYTEAKQSFSNTEVSVSECASSTVDKSGTESGEVSNSCDFVESRKTSTGSDISDESSSSSFNSAVYKPHKSNDTRWDAIQAIRAREGTLGFNHFRLLKRLGCGDIGSVFLAELIGTRSFFAMKVMDKAALESRKKLVRAQTEREILQSLDHPFLPTLYSHFETDKFSCLVMEFCPGGDLHALRQKQPGKFFPEHAARFYVAEVLLALEYLHMLGIIYRDLKPENVLVREDGHIMLSDFDLSLRCAVSPTLVRSSNSSLESKSSSYCIEPSCVVQPSCIQPSCFTPRFLSKPNKEKKSKLKTETYNQVNRPELLAEPTSARSMSFVGTHEYLAPEIIKGEGHGSAVDWWTFGIFLYELLFGQTPFKGGGNRATLFNVVGQPLRFPETPSVSFAARDLIRGLLVKEPQHRLAYRRGATEIKQHPFFQNVNWALIRCASPPDVPKPSMVYDMPRTPPAGKAPGVDVKPSGNYFEIDFF